One stretch of Procambarus clarkii isolate CNS0578487 chromosome 35, FALCON_Pclarkii_2.0, whole genome shotgun sequence DNA includes these proteins:
- the LOC123768393 gene encoding LOW QUALITY PROTEIN: procollagen-lysine,2-oxoglutarate 5-dioxygenase 1 (The sequence of the model RefSeq protein was modified relative to this genomic sequence to represent the inferred CDS: deleted 1 base in 1 codon) gives MVKCVLLVVVVFCGLAQAGQSHENKVEVEKTKGNTLDGSGLSKKEEKNHVKEESKQDNEEHEEGDKKEEEEVLEGVRARVVVGVETGWQKGRVEETQLVASAQAFGYDIQVQGGSEVAACDNLDLDYHLIIYLPRSEGVIQREARWLARALQDAGATIFIPPNPAINALVGWRRAVQQAAQDAGVDSLAHLVQHLHSSAHLRSNHRAQIDTHSRVFHVLDDNSRVSSDVFSVDGDVSNEGDDVSSEDDDVSSEGLHLDVTEDRYELKVEGHAPSVLLATPTSDHARALLLSLSDYLTQEHLPGRGCRACAPEGEPTRAAVAPEVVMVGVLIREPQAFLNISLRSLLFHGIHPKHVHFYVHSQVEEYQDVVEGFVDTLRREVKHVTLFKPHGGVVDEAQVRYMLLEECLRLGCNWYLHVDSTAYLNPNIPAMLMNTEHPVLAPVLRIQQGPEASFWRGMEAGKPRLSWDHAHILSDQPGARGYWHASCIRGVYAVRHDILERLVSAYTHSSGSYPDPDLVFCSTLREAGVPMVVMTAVPNTGVMVNSTSHNINTPDFLAFQSNPLLWQLEYLSKTWNAIMTGNFSEIKRPCDEVYQYPTFTLRFSKDLINIANSADKWSPARTQDPRKETGTEAVPTVDQWTSQLGLDHLMEWLFAGTFKNQHILSFPSSLQEEMVLSLVARFQPGEVAGLPQHHDAAAVTFHIYLTPSHLYQGGEMEFPKQKCSLKPEVGDVLVFPGRLTHPKILHNVTEGTLHKLIFHMDTPSMKTS, from the exons ATGGTGAAGTgtgtattgttggtggtggtggtgttctgcggtcttgctcaagcag GGCAATCACATGAAAATAAAGTTGAAGTGGAAAAGACCAAAGGCAATACTTTAGATGGCTCAGGCTTGAGCAAGAAAGaggagaagaatcatgtgaaggaaGAGAGTAAACAGGACAATGAGGAACATGAGGAAGGTGACAAAAAAGAAGAGGAAGAGGTGTTGGAGGGCGTGAGGGCgcgtgtggtggtgggcgtggagACCGGATGGCAAAAGGGCCGAGTTGAGGAGACCCAGCTCGTTGCTTCTGCCCAAGCCTTTGGCTACGACATCCAG GTGCAGGGGGGCAGTGAGGTGGCGGCCTGTGACAACCTCGACCTGGATTACCACCTCATAATTTACCTGCCCAG GAGTGAAGGAGTGATACAGAGGGAGGCTAGATGGTTAGCTCGAGCCCTTCAAGACGCTGGAGCCACCATCTTCATCCCACCCAACCCAGCCATCAACG CCTTGGTGGGGTGGCGGCGGGCGGTACAACAGGCTGCGCAGGACGCGGGAGTCGACTCCCTGGCGCACCTCGTGCAACATCTCCACTCCTCGGCCCACCTGCGCAGTAACCACCGCGCGCAGATAGACACGCACAGTAGGGTGTTCCATGTCCTCGATGATAACTCCAGGGTGAGCAGTGATGTGTTTAGTGTGGACGGTGACGTGTCTAATGAGGGCGACGACGTGTCGAGCGAGGACGACGACGTGTCGAGTGAGGGTCTACACCTCGACGTGACGGAGGACAGGTACGAGCTGAAGGTGGAGGGCCACGCCCCGTCTGTACTCCTGGCCACGCCCACCAGTGACCACGCCCGTGCTCTCCTACTGTCTCTCTCCGACTACCTGACGCAGGAGCACCTCCCCGGCCGCGGGTGTCGCGCATGCGCCCCTGAGG GAGAACCGACCCGGGCAGCGGTAGCGccggaggtggtgatggtaggtgtgTTGATCCGGGAACCTCAAGCCTTCCTCAACATCAGCCTCCGCTCCCTTCTCTTCCACGGCATACACCCTAAACACGTCCATTTCTACGTCCACAGTCAG GTGGAGGAGTACCAGGACGTGGTAGAAGGCTTCGTGGATACCCTCCGTCGAGAGGTGAAGCATGTGACGCTGTTCAAACCTCACGGGGGAGTCGTAGACGAGGCTCAAGTTCGATATATGCTTCT AGAGGAGTGTTTGCGACTCGGATGTAACTGGTACCTGCATGTGGACTCCACAGCCTACCTCAACCCTAACATTCCCGCCATGTTAATGAATACAGAACACCCAGTTCTGGCTCCCGTTCTCAG AATACAGCAAGGGCCGGAAGCATCGTTCTGGCGTGGCATGGAGGCTGGGAAGCCCAGGCTTTCCTGGGACCACGCCCACATCCTCAGTGACCAGCCAGGAGCCAG AGGCTACTGGCATGCCTCCTGCATCCGAGGAGTCTACGCCGTCCGCCATGACATCCTGGAGCGCCTCGTCTCTGCCTATACCCACAGCTCTGGGAGCTACCCTGACCCCGACCTGGTCTTCTGCAGCACTCTGAGGGAGGCTGGCGTGCCCATGGTGGTAATGACGGCTGTTCCCAACACTGGAGTCATGGTCAAC TCCACCAGTCATAACATCAATACTCCAGACTTTCTTGCCTTCCAGTCCAATCCTCTGCTGTGGCAGCTGGAGTACCTGAGCAAGACCTGGAACGCCATCATGACTGGGAACTTCTCCGAGATCAAGAGG CCGTGTGATGAGGTGTACCAGTACCCAACGTTCACACTCCGCTTCTCTAAGGACCTGATCAACATCGCCAACAGTGCTGACAAGTGGTCCCCTGCACGCACTCAG GATCCGAGAAAGGAAACTGGAACCGAGGCTGTCCCAACGGTGGATCAGTGGACCTCACAGCTCGGGTTGGACCACTTGATGGAGTGGCTTTTTGCTGGCACCTTCAAGAACCAACATATACTCTCTTTCCCATCTAGTCTCCAA gaggaGATGGTTCTTTCTCTTGTGGCTAGGTTCCAGCCAGGTGAAGTTGCTGGCTTGCCCCAGCATCACGATGCCGCGGCAGTCACCTTCCATATCTACCTAACACCCTCACATCTCTACCAG GGTGGTGAGATGGAGTTCCCAAAACAGAAGTGCAGTTTGAAGCCCGAGGTGGGTGATGTTCTGGTGTTCCCAGGGCGCCTTACCCATCCTAAAATCCTACATAATGTCACAGAAGGCACCCTCCACAAGTTGATCTTCCATATGGACACCCCCAGTATGAAAACCAGCTAG